The sequence TGGAAGAACATACTCAGGGTGAGAGTGACACTGATAACAGGTCTGTCAGAGAGGGGGGGGTTGAACTTTGGTTGACTTTTCCTTGAGTGTTCCTTCTTAGGACAGGACGTGATAGTGGTTAGGGTTCATGTCCTGAAGATGACCAGAGAGCGGGAACGCCTCTGCGGAACGATATGACGAAGGTTTAAGGGGTCCCTCCGTTAGCATTTAGCACAGGAGACAGGTATCAGGATCCTGATCGTTTCATACCATAAAGAGCAAAATCCATACTGGGCACATACACTCTTTTTCGAAAAAGCCAATTATTATACACgactccaaagaaaacccatatTTTGTTGTCCTACTGACAGTTTTCTCATCCTTTTGGGTGAAAAAAACTTGATTCTTCGCCAACATTTCTCTCCAATAAGCTGAAagaacaagttcatctttcaAATGTTTTCTCCAGTAATTTAAAATGTCTAAAAGTCGTCTCAGAGAGCATCTTGTATCCCCACCAGATCACCAACCAATCAGGGAGGACGTCTACACATCGATGGCCACCCCGTGTTTGGTGGAGATCACGTCCCTGGTCCCTGTTAGGTACATGAGCACAGAACACAGGTGGGGCAGCGTTGCCGTGGTGCTGACGTACAGCCAGTAGGGGAGGGGTGCCGTGTTTCCGAACGGACACACCCACAGGCCGTGGCGCACGGCGTCCCGGACGTGGTGCGTCGCCATGGAGATGAACAGCATCCACGGCAGGGAGCACCAGGCGTCTTTGAGGCGTCCGATCCACATGAGGAAGCGCAGCGAGAGACAGAGGACGGGGATGATGGAGGAGCAGTGGAGGGGGGGGCGGTGGGGGAGGGAGACGGCTGCCTGGAGGGAGGGAGTTAAGATAAAGTATCTCTGGATGTACTTCAGCAGAAACACATCATTACAATATCTACTTTGAATTTCATCTTGTATTTATTGATCTTTCTGTCTGTGCACACAACCTGCTAGCCCTTTAGAGTATTTTGTTTAAAATATGATAAAAAAGTAATTATATAGCATGTCATTAGTAAGTTCGTACTAAGTTGAAGAACTTCAATAAAAAAAGAGCATTGTTtgtaataaaaatataaaaagtcaTCCTATACTTTATTGTGATGAATTGCTAAATAAGATATTTTCTCCCAAATTCCTATGAATTATATTGCACACTTTCCAAATGTGGTACATTTCTAGTCTTAAACATGCAGAAGAGCCCTCAGCAGGGGGCGGGTCTACCTTGAGTGACAGGGACCCCGCCATATAGAAGTGGTCCAGGTCGATGATGGAGGCCAGCAGGCCGGCCAGCAGCACCTCGTACACGTCGCTCTTTTTTCTCAGTCCAATCACCACGGCCCACGACCACAGCCCCACCAATCCGTGCGTGGCGTTGTCCAGGGCGGCGCGCAGCCACAGGTGGTTCTGGATGACGGACAGCTGGAGGCCGTGGTCCGCCACCACACAGAACATGCCGAGGCCTGCCGACGCCAGCAGGGAGGCGGAGCTAAAGGTCTGCAGCAGGGCCTGAGCCTTCTCCGTCTCCACAGCCAGGCTCAGAGGGAGCGGGGCCCCCTCCCCCCCCAGGCCCCCCGCCCCCAGCAGGGGAACCGCATCCAGCTTGGAGTAGAATCCTTGCATATTGACTGATGGCTGAGTGGGCCAATCGTCACTGAGGGTCAGCAAGAGTCAGGTAGCCTGGTGAAGAGAGGGGAAATGTAAGAGGCAAAGAACAGATGGTTACATAAAtgtatatttgtttacatatttacaGTATATGTTTGTACCCCATGTTgttaaataacaaaaaaataaacTAGTGAATTTgcctaatatatataatatgaatCAAACAAGTTAAATGTCTGTGTGTGCTTCTGCTTCATGCTTGGTACAAAGATACATAACAAAGGCACGATGTTCTCTCTATGCTGCTCCAATGACCACAGATTGAGCAATCGAAAGGGCAATCAGGCATAACAACAACCCTCCACAATAATACATAGTATAACATTGTTGTATCACATTCAACTCTAATACTGTTTATGGAGTCTTATAAATCAATATAAATAAGTAATATACAACTGAAGCATTTTAGCACAACAATTAGCACACAAAAATAAACACTGTAAACAACAGTCCTATTCTGAATGtccctttttatttttaataaacaacAATGCCAGTGGttgaaagtaactaagtacatttattcAAGCATTGTACTCATTGTCATATCTGTACTTTACATAAGTATAGTGGAGTACTGTAAGGGTAGAGTATACTTCTACTTGTAGTGGAGTACTTTAAGACCAAAGTATTTGTACCTTTTACTGGTAGTGGAGTAATTAAGGACcatagtatttgtacttttacatGTAGTGGAATACTATAAGACCATattatttgtacttttacttgtagtgGAATACTACAAGACCatagtatttgtactttgacttgagtaaatgcCTCATGAACAACCAGAACAGACCCCAGAGACAGCCTGTCCCTCCTCATCAAACACAGCGTTCATCTGAGAGACATTCCGTGTCTTTAAATCCGGAGGGAACACGAAAATAGGTCTGTGTCTCTCATGGAATACAGAGAAATGTACGACAGGTCCACGAGCAGTCTCTGTGAGTGCATCTCGAGCTGCAGTCTCTTGCATTTGAAAAAAGAAACACGTGATGTAATGCCCCAGAGTATGGATGTTTAATTAGTTAGCTAGTTATTTCTGTCACCTGCTGTTAGCAACCGGTGTTCTCTGGTGTAACGTCAGCATGGTTAATTAAgccaattcactttttattcgTTTGACGTTAACAAGACGTTAGTGAATAAAGACACGTTGTATAACCTTTTGTTACAGAGCTACAATATCAGAGAGCTAACGGCTAACAGTGACAGAGATGCTGCTATGTGTAGGCGGAAGCAGCTGTCACGATTAGCTCTGCTATTTAGTGAATTATCCAACATGACATCGTTCGTTTACCATTAAaacgtttgtttttaactgtattTTCGGTGGCTTAAATGGTTTTACGGTCATTTGTGTCAGCcggttgatatatatatatcgttACTCACCCCATGCCATGTTATCCGACCGGTTCTCCAGGCTTCACTATTCTTCTGTGGTGTTTGTGTGAGCAGGCTGCTATGTCGCGTTGCTGC comes from Pseudochaenichthys georgianus chromosome 12, fPseGeo1.2, whole genome shotgun sequence and encodes:
- the tmem267 gene encoding transmembrane protein 267, with the protein product MQGFYSKLDAVPLLGAGGLGGEGAPLPLSLAVETEKAQALLQTFSSASLLASAGLGMFCVVADHGLQLSVIQNHLWLRAALDNATHGLVGLWSWAVVIGLRKKSDVYEVLLAGLLASIIDLDHFYMAGSLSLKAAVSLPHRPPLHCSSIIPVLCLSLRFLMWIGRLKDAWCSLPWMLFISMATHHVRDAVRHGLWVCPFGNTAPLPYWLYVSTTATLPHLCSVLMYLTGTRDVISTKHGVAIDV